The following coding sequences lie in one Zingiber officinale cultivar Zhangliang chromosome 2B, Zo_v1.1, whole genome shotgun sequence genomic window:
- the LOC122048375 gene encoding suppressor protein SRP40-like yields the protein MEDPVAQNDLAIVVVTSSQPVAVIHPLDRDELDAQNTQHEEAANAEKLSTIPEVSSSKEASSSSANHRSQTDSGGANRSLMPSSSTPSSSATSSTAASVTLGSTSSTSSLVNSVRHKGKSKEVTGSIVPLQSG from the coding sequence ATGGAGGATCCAGTGGCACAGAATGATTTAGCAATTGTGGTGGTGACTAGTTCTCAGCCTGTGGCAGTTATACATCCCTTAGATCGTGATGAGTTGGATGCACAAAATACACAACATGAGGAGGCGGCGAATGCCGAGAAGTTGTCTACTATACCGGAGGTTTCAAGTAGCAAGGAGGCCTCTTCTTCTTCAGCGAATCATCGGTCTCAAACAGATAGTGGTGGTGCAAATCGATCCTTGATGCCATCCTCTTCGACACCATCATCTTCAGCAACATCATCCACAGCTGCATCCGTAACATTGGGATCGACTTCTTCAACATCATCTCTGGTTAATTCTGTGAGACATAAAGGGAAGAGCAAGGAAGTGACTGGAAGTATAGTGCCCCTACAAAGTGGATGA